One window of the Rhizorhabdus dicambivorans genome contains the following:
- the grpE gene encoding nucleotide exchange factor GrpE, whose amino-acid sequence MSEEQIGENEVETPETETAAEAEVENPFARLEGELEKLRNEVLYAQAETQNVRRRLEKEKADASAYAATGFARDMLSVSDNLARALAAIPAELREDERIKSLLTGIEMTAKELDNVFQRNGITRIESMGEKLDPNRHQAMMELPHADAEPGTVIQEMQAGYMIKDRLLRPALVGVAKKPD is encoded by the coding sequence ATGAGCGAAGAACAGATCGGCGAGAACGAGGTGGAGACCCCCGAGACGGAGACGGCGGCGGAAGCCGAGGTCGAGAACCCCTTTGCCCGGCTTGAGGGCGAGTTGGAGAAGCTGCGCAACGAGGTGCTCTACGCGCAGGCCGAGACCCAGAATGTCCGCCGCCGGCTGGAGAAGGAAAAGGCCGACGCCTCGGCCTATGCGGCGACCGGCTTTGCGCGCGACATGCTGTCGGTCTCCGACAATCTCGCCCGTGCGCTCGCCGCGATTCCGGCCGAGCTGCGCGAGGACGAGCGGATCAAGTCCCTCCTCACCGGGATCGAGATGACCGCCAAGGAGCTGGACAATGTCTTCCAGCGCAACGGCATCACCAGGATCGAATCGATGGGCGAGAAGCTCGATCCGAATCGCCACCAGGCGATGATGGAACTGCCCCATGCCGATGCCGAACCCGGCACCGTCATCCAGGAGATGCAGGCGGGCTACATGATCAAGGACCGGCTGCTGCGCCCGGCGCTGGTCGGCGTGGCGAAGAAGCCGGACTGA
- the motA gene encoding flagellar motor stator protein MotA, which yields MFAGIGLVILMAMVFGGFAITGGDLGPVFHAIPHEMLIIGGAAVGATVAGNSMKELKQLGGGFAKVFKGPKYNKKDYLDVIFLVSTLMKKLRTEGPVALEPHIEDPKASTLFAEYPKLLKDSTLIHMITDTLRLVVISSGTLDPMAVEDVMDNALKTHHHDEVRPADAIQNLADSLPALGIVAAVLGVVKTMGSIDKPPAILGAMIGSALVGTFLGILLAYGIFGPFASRCKQVIEADAAIYGVVKQIIIASLHGHPLPLVIEAARSGITHSNQPAFADVFDGMRGR from the coding sequence ATGTTTGCTGGTATCGGCCTCGTCATCCTCATGGCCATGGTGTTTGGCGGTTTCGCCATCACCGGCGGTGACCTCGGCCCCGTCTTTCACGCCATCCCGCACGAAATGCTGATCATCGGCGGCGCGGCGGTCGGCGCGACCGTCGCCGGCAATTCGATGAAGGAGCTCAAGCAGCTCGGTGGCGGCTTCGCCAAGGTCTTCAAGGGTCCGAAGTACAACAAGAAGGACTATCTCGACGTCATCTTCCTCGTCAGCACGCTGATGAAGAAGCTGCGCACCGAGGGGCCCGTCGCGCTCGAACCGCATATCGAGGACCCCAAGGCGTCGACCCTGTTCGCCGAATACCCCAAGCTCCTGAAGGACAGCACGCTGATCCACATGATCACCGACACGCTGCGCCTGGTCGTCATCTCGTCGGGCACGCTCGATCCGATGGCGGTCGAGGACGTGATGGATAATGCGCTGAAGACCCATCATCATGACGAGGTCCGCCCGGCGGACGCGATCCAGAACCTGGCCGACTCGCTGCCCGCGCTGGGCATCGTCGCGGCGGTTCTCGGCGTGGTGAAGACGATGGGCTCGATCGACAAGCCGCCGGCGATCCTCGGCGCGATGATCGGCTCGGCGCTCGTCGGTACCTTCCTCGGCATTCTGCTCGCCTATGGCATCTTCGGGCCCTTCGCGAGCCGCTGCAAGCAGGTGATCGAGGCCGATGCCGCCATCTATGGCGTGGTCAAGCAGATCATCATCGCGTCGCTCCATGGCCATCCGTTGCCGCTGGTGATCGAGGCCGCGCGCTCGGGCATCACCCATTCGAACCAGCCGGCCTTCGCCGACGTGTTCGACGGCATGCGCGGCCGTTAA
- a CDS encoding flagellin — translation MITATRYNALAQINRQAKLGAEIARAQSEISTGKKVQKPSDDPIAAGRISELRRAQADQVVWSRNIETAKAVAAQVDTAQNNIGDIFNRVKELTLAGRSESVSPTDRAAIVQELSSLRVALANTATATTPTGQSLFPTDAPLQVSVSATVRLTATTQRSEMFEGISYGHGIDDLDYAIGAAIDAISTDDVATRRTVADAALSDIDRAITHVTNQRAAQGVRASQLDTAAETLIDASAQLSEERSSLEDTDVAAAIMKLNAKTLTLQAAQQAFAKVNSNTLFDFLR, via the coding sequence GTGATAACCGCGACCCGCTACAACGCCCTGGCCCAGATCAACCGGCAGGCCAAGCTCGGCGCCGAGATCGCGCGCGCCCAGTCGGAGATATCGACCGGCAAGAAGGTGCAGAAGCCGTCCGACGATCCGATCGCCGCCGGCCGCATCTCCGAACTGCGCCGTGCCCAGGCCGATCAGGTCGTGTGGAGCCGCAACATCGAGACCGCCAAGGCGGTAGCCGCCCAGGTCGATACCGCGCAGAACAATATCGGCGACATCTTCAACCGGGTGAAGGAACTCACCCTGGCCGGCCGTTCGGAATCGGTGTCGCCCACCGATCGCGCCGCGATCGTCCAGGAGCTGTCCTCGCTGCGCGTCGCGCTGGCCAACACGGCGACGGCGACGACGCCGACCGGCCAGTCGCTATTCCCGACCGACGCGCCGCTCCAGGTCTCGGTCTCCGCGACCGTGCGGCTGACCGCGACGACCCAGCGCTCGGAGATGTTCGAGGGCATCAGCTACGGCCATGGCATCGACGATCTCGATTATGCGATCGGCGCCGCGATCGACGCGATTTCCACCGACGACGTCGCGACCCGCCGGACCGTCGCCGATGCCGCGCTGTCGGACATCGATCGGGCCATCACCCATGTCACCAACCAGCGCGCCGCCCAGGGCGTGCGCGCCTCGCAGCTCGACACCGCGGCCGAGACTCTCATCGATGCCTCGGCCCAGCTGTCCGAGGAGCGCAGCTCGCTCGAGGATACCGACGTGGCGGCGGCGATCATGAAGCTTAACGCCAAGACCCTGACGCTCCAGGCCGCGCAACAGGCCTTCGCCAAGGTCAACAGCAACACTTTATTTGATTTTCTACGTTAA
- a CDS encoding flagellar motor protein MotB produces the protein MAQSPTKRGKNEPEPRPIIIKKIIEEGHGGHHGGAWKVAYADFVTAMMAFFLLMWILGATTEKQRKGIADYFTPTMVQMREKSAGSNGLFGGESIVDKDNYPHRAAQTGSKSITIPKDASGGEKEGGSAIRNKDRVAFQKLKMMLQAKMAANPKLAQMMKNVRMVETREGLRIDLVDQADFAMFRSGTDQLSPEALSLMKQVAEVSNFTDNSVIVRGHTDAMPYSKGRTVNNWTLSAARAEATRRALADNGVANSRFARIEGVADREPYLPDDPYDPRNRRMSITLAWSGDNPGFAGAAPRGPVDLMAGSGANDPTAMPAEAMAQMAAAKKH, from the coding sequence ATGGCGCAATCGCCCACCAAGCGCGGCAAGAACGAGCCCGAACCCAGACCGATAATCATCAAGAAGATTATCGAGGAGGGCCATGGCGGCCATCATGGCGGCGCCTGGAAGGTCGCCTATGCCGACTTCGTGACCGCGATGATGGCGTTCTTCCTGCTGATGTGGATCCTGGGCGCCACCACCGAGAAACAGCGCAAGGGCATCGCCGACTATTTCACGCCGACGATGGTCCAGATGCGCGAGAAGAGCGCGGGCTCCAACGGGCTGTTCGGCGGCGAGTCGATCGTCGACAAGGACAATTACCCGCACCGCGCGGCGCAGACCGGCTCCAAGTCGATCACCATCCCCAAGGATGCGTCGGGCGGCGAGAAGGAAGGTGGCTCGGCGATCCGCAACAAGGATCGCGTGGCCTTCCAGAAGCTCAAGATGATGCTTCAGGCGAAGATGGCGGCCAATCCCAAGCTCGCCCAGATGATGAAGAACGTCCGCATGGTGGAAACCCGCGAGGGGCTGCGCATCGATCTGGTCGACCAGGCCGACTTCGCCATGTTCCGGTCGGGCACCGACCAGCTTTCGCCGGAGGCGCTCAGCCTGATGAAGCAGGTCGCCGAGGTGAGCAACTTCACCGACAATTCGGTGATCGTGCGCGGTCACACCGATGCGATGCCCTATTCGAAGGGCCGCACCGTCAACAACTGGACCTTGTCTGCCGCCCGCGCCGAGGCGACCCGCCGCGCGCTGGCCGACAATGGCGTCGCCAACAGCCGCTTCGCCCGGATCGAGGGCGTCGCCGATCGCGAGCCCTATCTGCCCGACGATCCCTATGATCCGCGCAACCGCCGCATGTCGATCACGCTCGCCTGGTCGGGCGACAACCCAGGCTTCGCCGGCGCCGCGCCGCGCGGCCCGGTCGACCTGATGGCGGGCTCCGGCGCGAACGACCCCACCGCGATGCCCGCCGAGGCGATGGCGCAGATGGCGGCGGCGAAGAAGCACTGA
- a CDS encoding class I SAM-dependent methyltransferase, with the protein MSLNQYFWTNRGEPINKWLQYLPVYERYFSRFRDRRIMFLEIGTGQGGSSQMWKHYFGPAAQIVSVDIREECRKFEDEQVAIRIGDQSDPAFLGAIVEEFGYPDIVLDDGSHRSEHVNATFDFLYPNMPREALYVVEDTHASYWPRWGGGLGVPTTFIERMKRIVDELHAGNPYNKAQIGEDLPCSEIGRLTRAVHFYDSIAVVEKGAFIAKQSRSIPHVPGQKVW; encoded by the coding sequence ATGTCGCTGAATCAGTATTTCTGGACGAACCGTGGCGAGCCGATCAACAAGTGGCTCCAATATCTCCCCGTCTACGAACGCTATTTCTCCCGCTTTCGCGACCGGCGGATCATGTTCCTGGAGATCGGCACCGGCCAGGGCGGCTCGTCGCAGATGTGGAAGCATTATTTCGGGCCGGCGGCGCAGATCGTGAGCGTCGACATCCGCGAGGAATGCCGCAAGTTCGAGGACGAGCAGGTCGCGATCCGCATCGGCGACCAGTCGGACCCCGCCTTCCTGGGCGCGATCGTCGAGGAGTTCGGCTATCCGGATATCGTCCTCGACGACGGCAGCCATCGTTCCGAGCATGTCAATGCGACCTTCGATTTCCTCTATCCGAACATGCCGCGCGAGGCGCTCTACGTGGTCGAGGACACCCATGCGAGCTACTGGCCGCGCTGGGGCGGCGGCCTGGGCGTGCCGACCACATTCATCGAGCGGATGAAGCGCATCGTCGACGAACTCCACGCCGGCAATCCCTATAACAAGGCGCAGATCGGCGAGGACCTGCCCTGTTCGGAGATCGGGCGGCTGACCCGCGCGGTGCACTTCTACGACAGCATTGCCGTCGTCGAGAAAGGCGCATTCATCGCGAAGCAGAGCCGGTCGATCCCCCATGTGCCGGGCCAGAAGGTCTGGTGA
- a CDS encoding sulfotransferase family protein gives MASEPPRPAPTFLVAAPRSGAAALRHVLNQHPAIIIAPEFDFLVEAITPDGRLMKRDAFLRSVDFNSRFKKLGLTVPQGTGLAGIAQALLDQVAAARPGAAIVGATLQHDFDRILWLWPDARFIHLVRDGRDVAMANVRARQAGNLWHGIAEWTEAEALWDRMSHKLPPDRQYTIKYETMAAEPDYEIRRLCQFLQLPVAPEMLQQAGVLEREAAGRWRKAETREISAAEHRAARWLLQNSYFLSGTVRPPSILHRAALGIQNKAAIANHRRERLGTGLWVKGGLVGKLGTRKAKARMKRRQYDILSRNED, from the coding sequence ATGGCAAGCGAGCCGCCCCGCCCCGCCCCGACCTTCCTGGTCGCGGCGCCGCGTTCGGGTGCGGCGGCGCTGCGCCATGTGCTGAACCAGCATCCGGCGATCATCATCGCGCCCGAGTTCGATTTCCTGGTGGAGGCGATCACCCCCGATGGCCGGCTGATGAAGCGCGATGCCTTCCTGCGCTCGGTCGACTTCAACAGCCGCTTCAAGAAGCTGGGCCTGACGGTGCCGCAGGGCACCGGCCTGGCCGGCATCGCGCAGGCGCTGCTCGATCAGGTGGCGGCGGCCCGCCCCGGCGCGGCGATCGTCGGCGCCACGCTGCAGCATGATTTCGACCGGATATTGTGGCTGTGGCCCGACGCGCGCTTCATCCACCTGGTGCGCGACGGGCGCGACGTGGCGATGGCCAATGTGCGGGCGCGGCAAGCGGGCAATCTGTGGCACGGCATCGCCGAATGGACCGAGGCGGAGGCGCTGTGGGACCGGATGTCGCACAAGCTGCCGCCCGACCGGCAATATACGATCAAATATGAGACCATGGCCGCCGAGCCCGATTATGAGATCCGGCGGCTCTGCCAGTTCCTGCAGCTGCCCGTGGCGCCGGAGATGCTGCAGCAGGCCGGCGTGCTGGAACGCGAGGCGGCCGGCCGCTGGCGCAAGGCCGAAACGCGCGAAATCTCCGCCGCCGAGCATCGCGCCGCGCGCTGGCTGCTCCAGAACAGCTATTTCCTGAGCGGCACCGTGCGACCGCCCTCTATCCTCCACCGCGCCGCGCTCGGCATCCAGAACAAGGCTGCCATCGCCAACCACAGACGCGAACGGCTCGGCACCGGGCTGTGGGTGAAGGGCGGCCTCGTCGGCAAACTCGGCACCCGCAAGGCCAAGGCCAGGATGAAGCGCCGGCAGTACGACATCCTCAGCCGGAACGAGGATTGA
- a CDS encoding IS5 family transposase (programmed frameshift), whose product MEGEVLRDDQWDRLREFVPGGRKGRRGPRSDGRRFLNALLWLARSGGRWRDLPERFGPYQTAKRRYYRWVEQGVIDRIFEAVSDDPDIEWLAIDATVIRAQAQAAGARGKKGGAQAQALGRSRGGFGTKIHAVVDALGLPIRFILGPGQQNDMAPACDLIRGIPAERVLADRAYDADSLHDLIYEQGGEPIIPPRRHRKYQHHYDRIAYKQRWGIEGFFAKLKQWRRIATRYDKIARNFLGFVKLASIMLWLK is encoded by the exons GTGGAAGGCGAGGTTCTTCGAGACGATCAATGGGACCGTCTGCGAGAGTTCGTGCCGGGTGGTCGCAAGGGACGGAGAGGCCCACGCAGCGACGGCCGTCGCTTTCTAAATGCCCTTTTGTGGCTGGCGCGTTCAGGCGGTCGCTGGCGCGATCTTCCAGAGAGGTTCGGCCCCTACCAGACCGCCAAGCGGCGCTATTATCGTTGGGTCGAGCAGGGGGTGATCGACCGGATATTCGAAGCCGTGTCGGATGATCCCGATATTGAATGGCTGGCAATCGATGCGACGGTGATCCGCGCTCAAGCCCAAGCGGCTGGGGCAAGGG GTAAAAAGGGGGGCGCTCAAGCCCAGGCTCTTGGGCGATCCAGAGGCGGGTTTGGCACCAAAATCCACGCCGTAGTCGATGCCCTTGGCTTGCCGATCCGCTTCATCCTCGGCCCTGGACAGCAAAACGACATGGCACCGGCCTGCGATCTGATCCGAGGCATTCCAGCTGAAAGAGTGCTGGCGGATCGTGCCTACGACGCCGACAGCTTGCATGACCTCATCTACGAGCAAGGCGGCGAGCCGATCATTCCGCCTCGCCGCCATCGCAAATATCAGCACCACTATGATCGCATTGCCTACAAGCAGCGCTGGGGCATCGAGGGCTTCTTCGCAAAGCTCAAGCAGTGGCGGCGCATCGCCACACGCTACGACAAAATTGCCAGAAACTTCCTCGGCTTCGTTAAACTCGCCAGCATCATGCTGTGGCTCAAATGA
- a CDS encoding copper chaperone PCu(A)C produces the protein MRRLLVPLIALLALAACQPRGGEKPVVKDPWVRLAVVPGRPAAAYFTLKGAAKDDRLLRIDSAVVDKIEMHENVMDGGVMTMRQMADVPLPAGATIEFAPGGNHAMLFGVDSRITPGTGIPMLFSFASGAKIEVEAKTVPAGGDEGQGGGQGDMAGMHH, from the coding sequence ATGCGCCGCCTGCTGGTTCCCCTGATCGCCCTTCTCGCGCTTGCCGCATGCCAGCCCCGGGGCGGTGAAAAACCGGTGGTGAAGGACCCCTGGGTGCGGCTGGCAGTGGTGCCGGGGCGGCCCGCCGCCGCCTATTTCACGCTGAAGGGGGCGGCCAAGGACGATCGGCTTCTGAGGATCGACAGCGCGGTGGTCGACAAGATAGAGATGCACGAGAACGTCATGGACGGGGGCGTGATGACGATGCGGCAGATGGCCGATGTACCGTTGCCGGCCGGCGCGACGATCGAGTTCGCGCCCGGCGGCAACCATGCGATGCTGTTCGGCGTCGATTCGCGTATCACCCCGGGCACGGGAATCCCCATGCTGTTCAGCTTCGCCAGCGGCGCGAAGATCGAGGTCGAGGCGAAGACCGTTCCCGCCGGTGGCGACGAGGGTCAGGGCGGGGGCCAGGGCGACATGGCGGGCATGCACCACTGA
- the bioD gene encoding dethiobiotin synthase has translation MTQAIVVTATDTDVGKTVFSAGLVRALDGCYWKPVQAGLADGTDSETVRHLSGLPDDRILPEAYRLHTPASPHHAAAIDNVVIEPALLDPPPCDRRLVIEGAGGLLVPLAGGLLFADIFARWHFETVLVARTALGTINHSLLTIEALRARDIPILGIAFVGDAVEESERTICAIGRVKRLGRLPRLDPLDARSLAAAFAANFDPADFTP, from the coding sequence ATGACCCAGGCGATCGTCGTCACCGCGACCGACACCGATGTCGGCAAGACGGTATTCTCGGCCGGGCTCGTCCGCGCGCTGGACGGCTGCTACTGGAAGCCGGTGCAGGCGGGCCTTGCCGACGGCACCGACAGCGAGACGGTACGCCACCTGTCAGGCCTGCCCGACGATCGCATCCTGCCCGAGGCCTATCGCCTCCACACCCCCGCGTCGCCCCACCATGCCGCCGCCATCGACAATGTGGTGATCGAACCCGCGCTGCTCGATCCGCCGCCCTGCGACCGCCGCCTGGTGATCGAGGGCGCGGGCGGGCTGCTGGTGCCGCTGGCGGGCGGGCTGCTGTTCGCTGACATCTTCGCGCGCTGGCACTTCGAGACGGTGCTGGTCGCGCGCACCGCGCTCGGCACGATCAACCACAGCCTGCTGACGATCGAGGCGCTGCGCGCGCGCGACATCCCGATCCTCGGCATCGCCTTCGTCGGCGATGCGGTGGAGGAAAGCGAGCGGACGATCTGCGCGATCGGCCGGGTGAAGCGGCTCGGCCGCCTGCCCCGGCTCGATCCGCTCGACGCCAGATCGCTCGCCGCCGCCTTCGCCGCCAATTTCGATCCCGCGGATTTCACACCATGA
- a CDS encoding adenosylmethionine--8-amino-7-oxononanoate transaminase: protein MSSPVWHPFTQHGLGEDIPLIERAEGALLHAADGRRFIDAISSWWVTTHGHCHPRIMAAIREQAGKLDQLIFAGWTHEPAETLARDLVAITPAGLDHVFFSDSGSTSVEVALKMALGYWLNRGEPRHRIVVMEHSYHGDTIGAMSVGERGVYNRAYQPLLFDVDTLPFPHGDGEAAIAAFERLCTQNPPPAALIVEPLILGAGGMLIYPPHVLKSLRDICAREGVLFIADEVMTGWGRTGMVFACQHAGIAPDLMCLSKGLTGGAVPLAVTMATRAIFDAHLSDDRGRMFFHSSSYTANPIACAAANANLAIWRDEPVMARIIDLARRQVERLERIEDPLIVGKRQLGTITAMEFVDPYGDYLSAMGPMLGRFFRDRGLLLRPMGNTVYVMPPYCIEDDQLDAIYAAIAAAAQGMRT from the coding sequence ATGAGCTCACCCGTCTGGCACCCCTTCACCCAGCATGGCCTGGGCGAGGATATCCCGCTGATCGAGCGGGCCGAGGGCGCGCTGCTCCACGCCGCCGACGGGCGCCGCTTCATCGACGCCATATCCTCCTGGTGGGTGACGACCCACGGCCATTGCCATCCGCGCATCATGGCGGCGATCCGGGAACAGGCCGGGAAGCTGGACCAGCTGATCTTCGCCGGCTGGACGCACGAGCCGGCCGAGACGCTGGCGCGCGACCTGGTCGCGATCACCCCGGCCGGGCTGGACCATGTCTTCTTCTCCGACAGCGGATCGACCAGCGTCGAGGTCGCGCTCAAGATGGCGCTCGGCTACTGGCTCAACCGGGGCGAGCCGCGCCACCGCATCGTCGTGATGGAGCACAGCTATCATGGCGACACTATCGGCGCGATGTCGGTGGGCGAGCGTGGGGTCTATAACCGCGCCTATCAGCCGCTGCTGTTCGACGTCGACACCCTGCCCTTCCCGCATGGCGACGGCGAGGCGGCGATCGCCGCGTTCGAACGGCTCTGCACGCAGAACCCGCCACCCGCCGCGCTGATCGTCGAGCCGCTGATCCTGGGCGCGGGCGGCATGCTGATCTACCCGCCGCATGTGCTCAAAAGCCTGCGCGACATCTGCGCGCGCGAAGGCGTATTGTTCATCGCCGACGAGGTGATGACCGGCTGGGGCCGCACCGGCATGGTCTTCGCCTGCCAGCACGCCGGGATCGCACCCGACCTGATGTGCCTGTCCAAGGGGCTGACCGGCGGCGCGGTGCCGCTGGCCGTCACCATGGCGACCAGGGCGATCTTCGACGCGCATCTCTCCGACGATCGCGGCCGGATGTTCTTCCATTCGTCGAGCTACACCGCCAATCCGATCGCCTGCGCCGCCGCCAATGCCAATCTGGCCATCTGGCGCGACGAGCCGGTGATGGCGCGGATCATCGACCTTGCCCGCCGCCAGGTCGAGCGGCTGGAGCGGATCGAGGATCCGCTGATCGTCGGCAAGCGCCAGCTCGGCACGATCACGGCGATGGAGTTCGTCGATCCCTATGGCGACTATCTTTCGGCGATGGGGCCGATGCTGGGCCGCTTCTTCCGCGACCGGGGGCTGCTGCTGCGGCCGATGGGCAACACCGTCTATGTGATGCCGCCCTATTGCATCGAGGACGACCAGCTCGACGCGATCTACGCGGCGATCGCGGCGGCGGCACAGGGGATGCGGACATGA
- a CDS encoding 8-amino-7-oxononanoate synthase yields the protein MSILDTHREALDLIARRSRTRRLIPRAGHDFASNDYLGLANSPELRGAVAAAIERGVAIGAGGSRLLRGNDPEHEALEAEAAAFFGSGAALFFSTGFAANSAILSTLPAGRDLIVHDALIHASVHEGLKLGRATTVAARHNDVDAFADAVRGWRAAGNKGRVWIAVESLYSMDGDIAPLDELAELADREEAFLIVDEAHATGVFGPDGRGLAHALEGRDNVVTLRTCGKALGCEGALVCAPRVLIDILINKARGFIFSTAPSPLAAAAVRASIGLLASQPERRERLARLVAHAGTRLPASGSQILPLIIGEDGRTMEIAGELQGRGFDVRGIRPPTVPPGTSRLRISLTLNADEAAVDALADAIGDLTA from the coding sequence ATGTCGATCCTCGACACCCATCGCGAGGCGCTGGACCTCATCGCGCGGCGATCGCGCACGCGGCGGCTGATCCCGCGCGCCGGCCATGATTTCGCGTCGAACGACTATCTGGGCCTCGCCAACTCGCCGGAACTGCGCGGCGCCGTCGCCGCCGCGATCGAGCGCGGGGTGGCGATCGGCGCGGGCGGGTCGCGGCTGCTGCGCGGCAACGATCCCGAGCATGAGGCGCTGGAGGCCGAGGCCGCCGCCTTCTTCGGCAGCGGAGCCGCCCTGTTCTTCTCGACCGGCTTCGCCGCCAACAGCGCGATCCTGTCCACCCTGCCGGCGGGCCGCGACCTGATCGTCCACGACGCGCTGATCCACGCCAGCGTGCATGAGGGGCTGAAGCTGGGCCGCGCCACCACCGTCGCCGCCCGCCACAACGATGTCGACGCCTTCGCCGATGCGGTCCGCGGCTGGCGCGCGGCCGGCAACAAGGGCCGGGTCTGGATCGCGGTGGAGAGCCTCTACAGCATGGACGGCGACATCGCCCCGCTGGACGAGCTGGCCGAACTGGCCGACCGCGAGGAGGCCTTCCTGATCGTCGACGAGGCGCATGCCACCGGGGTGTTCGGGCCCGACGGACGCGGCCTTGCCCATGCGCTGGAGGGGCGCGACAATGTTGTCACGCTCCGGACCTGCGGCAAGGCGCTGGGCTGCGAAGGGGCGCTGGTCTGCGCGCCGCGCGTGCTGATCGACATATTGATCAACAAGGCGCGCGGCTTCATCTTCTCCACCGCTCCCTCGCCGCTCGCGGCGGCGGCAGTGCGCGCGAGCATCGGCCTGCTTGCTTCCCAGCCCGAGCGCCGCGAGCGGCTGGCCAGGCTGGTCGCCCATGCGGGAACCCGCCTGCCGGCCAGCGGATCGCAGATCCTGCCGCTGATCATTGGCGAGGATGGCCGGACGATGGAGATCGCAGGCGAACTGCAGGGGCGCGGCTTCGACGTGCGCGGCATCCGCCCGCCGACCGTGCCGCCCGGCACATCCCGGCTGCGCATATCGCTGACCCTCAACGCCGACGAGGCGGCCGTCGATGCGCTGGCCGACGCGATCGGGGACCTGACCGCATGA